The Mugil cephalus isolate CIBA_MC_2020 chromosome 19, CIBA_Mcephalus_1.1, whole genome shotgun sequence genome has a window encoding:
- the brf2 gene encoding transcription factor IIIB 50 kDa subunit: protein MSGAALICPGCCSSNIVEDDLYSQAQLVCVDCGSVVSEGVLANDPVGGSDVSYSRTTAVTRKPCLNLIKGLQRLKAMCRTLRVQREIEDLSQTYYSKAYQHDSFIRVSLQKKEVLAGCCVLVSCRLLNWPITMGTISCLLDADPMVVGVVYQEMIKILNIEAPIVNVTDVIEGYSQEYKISSPHVSEEMAETHKDLTKRAVALVELAADSWIVTGRRPIPIMMAAVYLAWQSLKPNKQRLKFSLDKFCQMAKVNKHKAALKRITEMKEVLCKLGKEIPWVREAVTQDNVARHMEDILQHRYALLRRAMRTQEDALLAECQISCVDSLTEDAADSQISPITSPAEQPAPDPEREVKRADGDPERSGAEENQEPASNWGKRVLFAPPCVINAKKRRVEEPAFQDVNGDEDISDTEIDSYIRTPQEARDFALTQKMFSSPDSETS, encoded by the exons atgTCTGGTGCGGCTCTGATCTGTCCgggctgctgctcctccaaCATAGTAGAAGATGATCTGTACTCCCAGGCTCAGTTGGTGTGTGTGGACTGCGGCTCCGTGGTGTCGGAGGGAGTCCTGGCCAATGACCCAGTCGGAGGTTCAG ATGTCAGCTACAGCAGAACCACAGCGGTGACCAGGAAGCCATGTTTGAACCTGATAAAAG GTCTGCAGCGCCTAAAGGCCATGTGTCGGACTCTCAGGGTCCAAAGGGAAATCGAGGATCTGTCACAGACGTATTACAGCAAAGCCTACCAGCATGACAGCTTCATCAGAGTGAGCCTTCAGAAGAAAGAGGTCCTCGCTGGTTGCTGTGTGCTTGTGAGCTGCAGGCTGCTTAACTGGCCCATAACCATGGGAACCATCAGCTGCCTGCTGGACGCCGACCCGATGGTGGTGGGAGTTGTTTATCAAGAGATGATCAAGATCCTCAACATTGAGGCGCCGATCGTCAATGTCACTGATGTGATAGAGGGGTACAGTCAGGA ATACAAAATTAGCTCGCCTCATGTTTCTGAGGAGATGGCCGAGACCCACAAGGACTTGACCAAGCGAGCCGTGGCCCTTGTGGAGCTTGCGGCGGATTCCTGGATCGTGACCGGCCGTAGGCCGATCCCGATCATGATGGCGGCAGTCTATTTGGCCTGGCAGTCGTTGAAGCCCAACAAGCAGCGCCTCAAATTCTCCTTGGACAAATTCTGTCAGATGGCAAAGGTGAATAAGCACAAGGCTGCTTTGAAGAGAATAACGGAGATGAAGGAGGTGCTTTGTAAGCTGGGCAAGGAAATTCCCTGGGTCAGGGAAGCGGTGACACAAGATAACGTTGCTCGGCACATGGAGGATATTCTGCAGCACAGGTACGCCTTGCTAAGGAGGGCTATGAGAACACAGGAGGACGCTCTGCTGGCGGAGTGTCAGATCAGCTGTGTGGACTCTCTAACCGAGGACGCTGCTGACTCCCAAATCTCTCCGATTACATCCCCGGCGGAGCAACCTGCACCGGACCCTGAAAGGGAAGTGAAACGAGCAGATGGAGATCCAGAGCGCAGTGGCGCAGAGGAGAACCAAGAACCAGCATCCAACTGGGGGAAAAGAGTGCTCTTCGCTCCGCCGTGTGTGATTAACGCTAAGaagaggagagtggaggagCCAGCGTTTCAGGATGTAAATGGTGATGAGGACATCTCGGACACTGAGATTGACTCATACATCCGAACTCCTCAGGAGGCCCGCGACTTCGCTCTGACGCAAAAGATGTTTTCTTCGCCTGACAGTGAAACATCATAG